One segment of Taeniopygia guttata chromosome 17, bTaeGut7.mat, whole genome shotgun sequence DNA contains the following:
- the CCDC187 gene encoding coiled-coil domain-containing protein 187 isoform X4: protein MGSLRHSTLKIERDPSLVDPKILEERKPLGEGGSCCSVLQGADPRQSQHIHHTSNSPWVNPTDGESSDQASSDSQHSAAVPRFGGSSTFHGCSLAVVEQGLRAEELRARRQAALLQLRRKALEERARAELAWLGHRRRVLENLQDSTGASAMAAKQHKILMELKWEQAEIQHLKNIYRAAHQERKILLKQQREILMMQHSTAQLQEKLPSLAGKQEVMKSGSKHNCVQLNHKKSKKYEGFSTENKESLVQHQKQVEEFSGLEQSLNAQDNVFLPLEPTNSAGMESVATLVTRKGQKCVFLESVLEEKALISHPDPKDSEDNPCGGKYPVKSLGMLPTWCNLCPVQAENTLEGTDKADASRTESAHCSQSENPTEGVDEPHLGASQSCSRNKPSSHEIPALGSDAAASPSCTDATSSSDKGLPPADENALLEMLCLVDEVLSSGSADLPSSNKKDLSFPSEDLPPPPLGTDAMKNGDPASSMDDFPSPPEQMTGSEPSQGMDEDTSLEMDALPPLPDNTVPEEFPLLSAETSSAFSAQDGCLSEQSITALSSCLSENQHGEQEMPLQHLEFLPVSNTYSSDGSKSPQFPMKQYKMYEKLLNTEEESDDPLSLFEIGDRVLVKQSQPGTLMFKGQTHFGSGHWAGVALDKAEGDNAGTYEEVKYFECAQHCGVFVRPEEISHLFGVNKNSSSYMGNEDSDSFHGDDDSLRGDCNYSEDGEQRVRFVGEKAKATNSAGGSEVKENQSGLHSALLPGKGQMFPHSNQCNNNEFLCQKNLMCLGSDKEKTELAQIKQTIFADVLPETNKTDEVNTSKNICCLVEDQKRIKLADDIASELSKKLLFDILIAFSKTAQHKYKSAFEKDMMNYGNGLRHEDNQKPFPLKENSVAALSEPSAKVSDVLLGDFDTLCMHGCHTVTDRIVTKFIDDAVKEYKKIKRKQRSKADKILHLSPETSPTTLPLLLKILDAGVFGSSEDFDQPYSDQNMLVRQTQKQYLYKSDQWHSAPWKKTVEVPLVIPHNSSYVKNLSAYAVEELWTPENIKSNFRNSNVPKHLEYSDLPGNDLEAESKRMYNQVIFDLSHELLCAEYQVTAKPNTFPWMKKEVGSLCSRPLCRRADVSDVKTFVQGEIIKIMNLEKNDLEMKRKFLNMTKYGNCKRDRVDLILIQELRKEESQWTSYGDDELTVKMRMTEAIFDSLILDTIRVLNKIYLKKACLKGDCEPSCFF, encoded by the exons ATGGGTTCACTGAGACACTCTACATTGAAGATAGAAAGAGATCCCAGTCTAGTAGATCCTAAAATattggaagaaagaaaacctttaGGAGAAGGAGGTTCATGTTGCTCAGTGCTTCAAGGAG CAGATCCCAGGCAGTCACAGCACATCCATCACACCTCGAATTCACCTTGGGTGAATCCAACCGATGGGGAGAGCAGTGACCAGGCCAGTTCTGACAGCCAG cacagtgcagccGTTCCACGCTTCGGAGGCTCCAGCACCTTCCATGGTTGCAGCCTGGCCGTGGTGGAGCAGGGCCTGAGGGCAGAGGAGCTGCGGGCTCGGCGCCAGGCAGCGCTCCTGCAGCTCCGGAGAAAGGCTCTGGAGGAGAGGGCCAGGGCCGAGCTGGCCTGGCTGGGCCACCGCAGACG TGTTCTGGAAAACCTGCAGGATAGTACTGGAGCCTCTGCCATGgcagcaaagcagcacaaaatccTGATGGAGCTGAAATGGGAGCAG GCAGAAATCCAGCACCTGAAAAACATCTACAGGGCAGCCCATCAAGAAAGGAAGATTTTAttaaagcagcagagagaaatctTAATGATGCAGCATTCAACAGCACAACTCCAGGAAAAGCTGCCCAGTTTGGCTGGAAAGCAGGAGGTTATGAAGTCAGGGAGTAAACACAATTGTGTCCAGCTAAATCAtaaaaagagcaagaaatatGAGGG CTTTTCTACTGAGAACAAGGAATCACTGGTACAACACCAGAAACAGGTGGAGGAGTTCTCAGGTTTGGAGCAGTCCCTTAATGCTCAGGATAATGTTTTCTTACCTCTGGAACCTACAAATTCAGCTGGAATGGAATCTGTAGCCACACTTGTTACAAGAAAAGGCCAAAAGTGTGTATTTCTG GAATCTGTGCTGGAGGAAAAAGCACTTATTTCACACCCTGATCCTAAAGATAGTGAAGATAATCCATGTGGCGGAAAGTACCCAGTGAAAAGCTTGGGGATGCTTCCTACTTGGTGTAACTTATGCCCGGTTCAGGCAGAAAATACTCTTGAAGGAACAG ACAAAGCAGATGCCTCCAGAACCGAGTCAGCACATTGCTCCCAGTCTGAAAACCCTACTGAGGGAGTGGATGAGCCACACCTGGGTGCCTCacaaagctgcagcagaaacaaGCCCTCTTCTCATGAGATCCCAGCACTGGGGAGTgatgcagctgccagcccttcaTGCACTGATGCAACCTCCAGTAGTGATAAGGGTCTCCCTCCAGCTGATGAGAATGCCTTGTTGGAAATGCTGTGTCTTGTGGATGAAGTATTGTCCTCTGGAAGTGCTGACTTGCCATCCTCTAACAAAAAGGATTTGTCATTTCCAAGTGAAGatcttcctcctccccctttaGGTACAGATGCAATGAAAAATGGTGATCCTGCCTCCAGCATGGATGATTTCCCATCTCCACCGGAACAAATGACAGGCTCAGAGCCTAGTCAGGGCATGGATGAAGATACATCACTGGAAATGGATGCATTACCCCCATTACCTGATAACACTGTGCCTGAAGAATTTCCCCTGCTCAGTGCAGAGACAAGTAGTGCTTTTTCAGCTCAGGATGGCTGTCTCTCAGAACAATCTATTACAGCTCTTTCCAGCTGTTTATCAGAAAACCAGCATGGAGAACAGGAGATGCCTTTGCAGCATTTGGAGTTTCTGCCTGTGTCAAACACATATTCTTCTGATGGAAGTAAAAGTCCTCAATTCCCAATGAAACAATACAAAATGTATGAAAAGCTGCTCAACACTGAGGAGGAGAGTGATGACCCATTATCATTATTTGAAATTGGGGACAGGGTGTTGGTAAAGCAGAGCCAGCCTGGAACTCTGATGTTCAAAGGCCAGACTCATTTTGGCAGTGGTCACTGGGCTGGTGTTGCACTGGACAAAGCTGAAGGTGACAATGCTGGAACTTATGAAGAAGTGAAGTATTTTGAGTGTGCTCAGCACTGTGGGGTCTTCGTCAGACCTGAGGAGATTTCACACCTGTTTGGGGTTAACAAAAATAGTTCCAGTTACATGGGGAATGAAGACTCTGACTCCTTCCATGGTGATGATGACTCCCTCAGAGGAGACTGCAACTATTCTGAAGATGGTGAGCAGAGAGTGAGGTTTGTAGGggagaaagcaaaagccacaaaCAGTGCAGGAGGTTCAGAAGTGAAAGAAAACCAGTCTGGGTTACACAGTGCCTTGCTGCCTGGAAAAGGGCAAATGTTTCCTCATTCCAACCAGTGTAACAATAATGAATTCCTCTGTCAAAAAAACTTAATGTGCTTGGGatcagataaagaaaaaacagaactgGCACAGATAAAACAAACTATATTTGCAGATGTTCTTCCAGAGACAAACAAGACAGATGAGGTAAACAcaagcaaaaatatttgttgCTTGGTAGAGGATCAGAAAAGAATTAAACTTGCTGATGATATTGCAAGTGAACTCAGTAAAAAACTTCTGTTTgacattttaattgcattttctaAAACAGCTCAACACAAATATAAAAGTGCCTTTGAAAAAGATATGATGAATTATGGCAACGGCCTGAGGCATGAAGACAATCAGAAACCGTTTCCCCTCAAAGAAAATTCAGTTGCTGCCTTATCTGAACCATCAGCAAAGGTTTCTGATGTTTTACTGGGTGATTTTGATACGCTTTGCATGCATGGTTGTCACACAGTAACAGACAGAATTGTAACTAAATTTATAGATGATGCAGTTAAAGAATATaagaagattaaaagaaaacagagatcaAAAGCAGACAAGATACTTCATTTATCTCCAGAGACTTCTCCAACCACTTTGCCT ctccttttaaaaatccttGATGCTGGTGTTTTTGGAAGCTCTGAAGATTTTGATCAGCCTTATTCTGACCAAAACATGCTGGTGAGACAGACACAAAAGCAATACTTGTACAAATCAGACCAGTGGCACTCAGCTCCTTGGAAGAAAACTGTGGAAGTTCCTCTTGTGATACCACATAACAGTTCTTATGTTAAAAATTTGTCTGCATATGCTGTGGAAGAATTATGGACCCCAGAGAACATAAAATCAAATTTCAGGAACAGCAACGTGCCAAAGCACTTGGAATATAGTGATCTCCCAGGGAATGATTTGGAAGCAGAAAGCAAGAGGATGTATAATCAG GTTATATTTGATTTGAGCCATGAGTTGCTGTGTGCAGAATATCAAGTGACTGCAAAGCCAAATACATTCCCATGGATGAAAAAAGAAGTGGGATCTCTCTGttccaggcctctctgcagAAGGGCAGATGTCAGTGATGTCAAG ACGTTTGTTCAGggtgaaattattaaaataatgaacCTGGAAAAGAATGActtagaaatgaaaagaaaattcctAAATATGACCAAGTATGGAAACTGTAAGAGAGACAGAGTGGACCTTATTCTG ATCCAGGAGCTCCGCAAAGAAGAATCTCAGTGGACTTCCTACGGTGATGATGAATTAACAGTGAAGATGAGGATGACTGAAGCCATATTTGATAGCTTGATCCTTGACACAATCAGAGTTCTTAATAAGATTTATCTGAAAAAAGCCTGTTTGAAAGGTGACTGTGAACCATCTTGTTTCTTTTAA
- the CCDC187 gene encoding coiled-coil domain-containing protein 187 isoform X2 codes for MGSLRHSTLKIERDPSLVDPKILEERKPLGEGGSCCSVLQGDPRQSQHIHHTSNSPWVNPTDGESSDQASSDSQHSAAVPRFGGSSTFHGCSLAVVEQGLRAEELRARRQAALLQLRRKALEERARAELAWLGHRRRVLENLQDSTGASAMAAKQHKILMELKWEQAEIQHLKNIYRAAHQERKILLKQQREILMMQHSTAQLQEKLPSLAGKQEVMKSGSKHNCVQLNHKKSKKYEGFSTENKESLVQHQKQVEEFSGLEQSLNAQDNVFLPLEPTNSAGMESVATLVTRKGQKCVFLESVLEEKALISHPDPKDSEDNPCGGKYPVKSLGMLPTWCNLCPVQAENTLEGTVKEVEVPVPSEIHQVDASQCLKHLDHTSHEASDELNFKAFSEGLTFTESLSKSNNFFLKCESAKSDSFHSEFQKVSAVWISCSKSSISDPELELKHGEDIDVSVPEEFVCDSGDVFTNLSKEMPIAISNGKETSPSDKHNDRELPEDDRAETSSLSQKYPGNVLDHGCTDNLLSFIPADKADASRTESAHCSQSENPTEGVDEPHLGASQSCSRNKPSSHEIPALGSDAAASPSCTDATSSSDKGLPPADENALLEMLCLVDEVLSSGSADLPSSNKKDLSFPSEDLPPPPLGTDAMKNGDPASSMDDFPSPPEQMTGSEPSQGMDEDTSLEMDALPPLPDNTVPEEFPLLSAETSSAFSAQDGCLSEQSITALSSCLSENQHGEQEMPLQHLEFLPVSNTYSSDGSKSPQFPMKQYKMYEKLLNTEEESDDPLSLFEIGDRVLVKQSQPGTLMFKGQTHFGSGHWAGVALDKAEGDNAGTYEEVKYFECAQHCGVFVRPEEISHLFGVNKNSSSYMGNEDSDSFHGDDDSLRGDCNYSEDGEQRVRFVGEKAKATNSAGGSEVKENQSGLHSALLPGKGQMFPHSNQCNNNEFLCQKNLMCLGSDKEKTELAQIKQTIFADVLPETNKTDEVNTSKNICCLVEDQKRIKLADDIASELSKKLLFDILIAFSKTAQHKYKSAFEKDMMNYGNGLRHEDNQKPFPLKENSVAALSEPSAKVSDVLLGDFDTLCMHGCHTVTDRIVTKFIDDAVKEYKKIKRKQRSKADKILHLSPETSPTTLPLLLKILDAGVFGSSEDFDQPYSDQNMLVRQTQKQYLYKSDQWHSAPWKKTVEVPLVIPHNSSYVKNLSAYAVEELWTPENIKSNFRNSNVPKHLEYSDLPGNDLEAESKRMYNQVIFDLSHELLCAEYQVTAKPNTFPWMKKEVGSLCSRPLCRRADVSDVKTFVQGEIIKIMNLEKNDLEMKRKFLNMTKYGNCKRDRVDLILIQELRKEESQWTSYGDDELTVKMRMTEAIFDSLILDTIRVLNKIYLKKACLKGDCEPSCFF; via the exons ATGGGTTCACTGAGACACTCTACATTGAAGATAGAAAGAGATCCCAGTCTAGTAGATCCTAAAATattggaagaaagaaaacctttaGGAGAAGGAGGTTCATGTTGCTCAGTGCTTCAAGGAG ATCCCAGGCAGTCACAGCACATCCATCACACCTCGAATTCACCTTGGGTGAATCCAACCGATGGGGAGAGCAGTGACCAGGCCAGTTCTGACAGCCAG cacagtgcagccGTTCCACGCTTCGGAGGCTCCAGCACCTTCCATGGTTGCAGCCTGGCCGTGGTGGAGCAGGGCCTGAGGGCAGAGGAGCTGCGGGCTCGGCGCCAGGCAGCGCTCCTGCAGCTCCGGAGAAAGGCTCTGGAGGAGAGGGCCAGGGCCGAGCTGGCCTGGCTGGGCCACCGCAGACG TGTTCTGGAAAACCTGCAGGATAGTACTGGAGCCTCTGCCATGgcagcaaagcagcacaaaatccTGATGGAGCTGAAATGGGAGCAG GCAGAAATCCAGCACCTGAAAAACATCTACAGGGCAGCCCATCAAGAAAGGAAGATTTTAttaaagcagcagagagaaatctTAATGATGCAGCATTCAACAGCACAACTCCAGGAAAAGCTGCCCAGTTTGGCTGGAAAGCAGGAGGTTATGAAGTCAGGGAGTAAACACAATTGTGTCCAGCTAAATCAtaaaaagagcaagaaatatGAGGG CTTTTCTACTGAGAACAAGGAATCACTGGTACAACACCAGAAACAGGTGGAGGAGTTCTCAGGTTTGGAGCAGTCCCTTAATGCTCAGGATAATGTTTTCTTACCTCTGGAACCTACAAATTCAGCTGGAATGGAATCTGTAGCCACACTTGTTACAAGAAAAGGCCAAAAGTGTGTATTTCTG GAATCTGTGCTGGAGGAAAAAGCACTTATTTCACACCCTGATCCTAAAGATAGTGAAGATAATCCATGTGGCGGAAAGTACCCAGTGAAAAGCTTGGGGATGCTTCCTACTTGGTGTAACTTATGCCCGGTTCAGGCAGAAAATACTCTTGAAGGAACAG TTAAAGAAGTGGAAGTGCCTGTCCCTTCTGAGATCCATCAGGTGGATGCCAGTCAGTGTTTGAAGCATTTGGACCATACTTCTCATGAAGCTTCTGATGAActaaattttaaagcattttctgagGGATTAACTTTCACTGAATCACTTTCCAAGTCAAATAACTTCTTTCTGAAATGTGAAAGTGCCAAATCAGACTCTTTTCACTCAGAATTTCAGAAAGTGTCTGCAGTTTGGATCAGCTGCTCAAAAAGTTCCATTTCAGACCCAGAATTAGAGCTGAAGCATGGAGAGGACATAGATGTCAGTGTCCCAGAAGAGTTTGTCTGTGACAGTGGTGATGTGTTCACTAATCTCTCAAAAGAGATGCCAATAGCAATAAGCAATGGAAAGGAAACATCACCTAGTGACAAACACAATGACCGTGAGCTGCCTGAAGATGACAGAGCTGAGACTTCATCTCTCTCCCAGAAATACCCTGGAAATGTGTTGGATCATGGCTGCACTGATAATCTGCTTTCCTTTATCCCAGCAGACAAAGCAGATGCCTCCAGAACCGAGTCAGCACATTGCTCCCAGTCTGAAAACCCTACTGAGGGAGTGGATGAGCCACACCTGGGTGCCTCacaaagctgcagcagaaacaaGCCCTCTTCTCATGAGATCCCAGCACTGGGGAGTgatgcagctgccagcccttcaTGCACTGATGCAACCTCCAGTAGTGATAAGGGTCTCCCTCCAGCTGATGAGAATGCCTTGTTGGAAATGCTGTGTCTTGTGGATGAAGTATTGTCCTCTGGAAGTGCTGACTTGCCATCCTCTAACAAAAAGGATTTGTCATTTCCAAGTGAAGatcttcctcctccccctttaGGTACAGATGCAATGAAAAATGGTGATCCTGCCTCCAGCATGGATGATTTCCCATCTCCACCGGAACAAATGACAGGCTCAGAGCCTAGTCAGGGCATGGATGAAGATACATCACTGGAAATGGATGCATTACCCCCATTACCTGATAACACTGTGCCTGAAGAATTTCCCCTGCTCAGTGCAGAGACAAGTAGTGCTTTTTCAGCTCAGGATGGCTGTCTCTCAGAACAATCTATTACAGCTCTTTCCAGCTGTTTATCAGAAAACCAGCATGGAGAACAGGAGATGCCTTTGCAGCATTTGGAGTTTCTGCCTGTGTCAAACACATATTCTTCTGATGGAAGTAAAAGTCCTCAATTCCCAATGAAACAATACAAAATGTATGAAAAGCTGCTCAACACTGAGGAGGAGAGTGATGACCCATTATCATTATTTGAAATTGGGGACAGGGTGTTGGTAAAGCAGAGCCAGCCTGGAACTCTGATGTTCAAAGGCCAGACTCATTTTGGCAGTGGTCACTGGGCTGGTGTTGCACTGGACAAAGCTGAAGGTGACAATGCTGGAACTTATGAAGAAGTGAAGTATTTTGAGTGTGCTCAGCACTGTGGGGTCTTCGTCAGACCTGAGGAGATTTCACACCTGTTTGGGGTTAACAAAAATAGTTCCAGTTACATGGGGAATGAAGACTCTGACTCCTTCCATGGTGATGATGACTCCCTCAGAGGAGACTGCAACTATTCTGAAGATGGTGAGCAGAGAGTGAGGTTTGTAGGggagaaagcaaaagccacaaaCAGTGCAGGAGGTTCAGAAGTGAAAGAAAACCAGTCTGGGTTACACAGTGCCTTGCTGCCTGGAAAAGGGCAAATGTTTCCTCATTCCAACCAGTGTAACAATAATGAATTCCTCTGTCAAAAAAACTTAATGTGCTTGGGatcagataaagaaaaaacagaactgGCACAGATAAAACAAACTATATTTGCAGATGTTCTTCCAGAGACAAACAAGACAGATGAGGTAAACAcaagcaaaaatatttgttgCTTGGTAGAGGATCAGAAAAGAATTAAACTTGCTGATGATATTGCAAGTGAACTCAGTAAAAAACTTCTGTTTgacattttaattgcattttctaAAACAGCTCAACACAAATATAAAAGTGCCTTTGAAAAAGATATGATGAATTATGGCAACGGCCTGAGGCATGAAGACAATCAGAAACCGTTTCCCCTCAAAGAAAATTCAGTTGCTGCCTTATCTGAACCATCAGCAAAGGTTTCTGATGTTTTACTGGGTGATTTTGATACGCTTTGCATGCATGGTTGTCACACAGTAACAGACAGAATTGTAACTAAATTTATAGATGATGCAGTTAAAGAATATaagaagattaaaagaaaacagagatcaAAAGCAGACAAGATACTTCATTTATCTCCAGAGACTTCTCCAACCACTTTGCCT ctccttttaaaaatccttGATGCTGGTGTTTTTGGAAGCTCTGAAGATTTTGATCAGCCTTATTCTGACCAAAACATGCTGGTGAGACAGACACAAAAGCAATACTTGTACAAATCAGACCAGTGGCACTCAGCTCCTTGGAAGAAAACTGTGGAAGTTCCTCTTGTGATACCACATAACAGTTCTTATGTTAAAAATTTGTCTGCATATGCTGTGGAAGAATTATGGACCCCAGAGAACATAAAATCAAATTTCAGGAACAGCAACGTGCCAAAGCACTTGGAATATAGTGATCTCCCAGGGAATGATTTGGAAGCAGAAAGCAAGAGGATGTATAATCAG GTTATATTTGATTTGAGCCATGAGTTGCTGTGTGCAGAATATCAAGTGACTGCAAAGCCAAATACATTCCCATGGATGAAAAAAGAAGTGGGATCTCTCTGttccaggcctctctgcagAAGGGCAGATGTCAGTGATGTCAAG ACGTTTGTTCAGggtgaaattattaaaataatgaacCTGGAAAAGAATGActtagaaatgaaaagaaaattcctAAATATGACCAAGTATGGAAACTGTAAGAGAGACAGAGTGGACCTTATTCTG ATCCAGGAGCTCCGCAAAGAAGAATCTCAGTGGACTTCCTACGGTGATGATGAATTAACAGTGAAGATGAGGATGACTGAAGCCATATTTGATAGCTTGATCCTTGACACAATCAGAGTTCTTAATAAGATTTATCTGAAAAAAGCCTGTTTGAAAGGTGACTGTGAACCATCTTGTTTCTTTTAA